The Enterobacter mori genomic interval ACCTCTTTTTGCAACATGAAGTGCATGTCGGCAATGGCATCAGTATAGCTAAACAGGTGGAACATCAGCGGGGTGGAAATGTTGTACGGCAGGTTGCCGAAGACGCGCAGCGGCTGACCCATTTTCTCTGACAGTTCGCCAAAGTTCATGGTCATGGCATCCTGTTGATAAATAGTCAACTTCGGCCCGAGGAACGGATGCGTTTGCAGGCGTGCGGCCAGATCGCGGTCCAGCTCGATAACCGTGAGTTCGTCAAGGCGTTCGCCTACTGGCTCGGTCAGTGCGGCAAGGCCCGGGCCGATTTCGACCATCGCCTGACCTTTTTGCGGATTAATAGCCGAGACAATGCTTTCGATCACGAACTGATCGTTAAGGAAGTTTTGCCCGAAACGTTTACGGGCTAAGTGGCCCTGATGGACTCGATTAGTCATTGAGTATTAACAATCATTTTGATGGCGAGATTAAGCGCCGTAATAAAACTGCCGACATCCGCTTTCCCCTGGCCTGCCAAATCCAGCGCAGTACCATGGTCAACGGACGTTCGAATAAAGGGTAAACCGAGGGTGATATTCACGCCACGGCCAAAGCCCTGGTATTTTAGCACGGGGAGGCCCTGATCGTGGTACATCGCGAGCACGGCGTCGGCATTATCCAGGTATTTGGGCTGAAAAAGGGTGTCCGCAGGCAGTGGCCCGCTGAGGTTCATCCCTTTTTCCCGCATTTCGTTGAGCACCGGAATGATAGTGTCGATCTCTTCGGTGCCCATGTGTCCGCCTTCGCCCGCATGCGGATTCAGGCCACAAACCAGCACGTGCGGCTGCGGGATCCCAAATTTCGTCTGCAGATCGTGGTGCAAAATCCCGATGATCTCACGCAGGAGTTCAGGGGTGATGGCATCAGGAATGGCTTTGATGGGCAGGTGCGTTGTCACCAGCGCGACGCGCATCTCTTCCGTCGCCAGCATCATCACCACTTTCGGGCTGTGCGAACGTTCTTCAAAGAACTCGGTGTGTCCGGTAAAGGGGATCCCTGCGTCGTTGATAACGCCTTTATGCACCGGACCGGTGATCAGCGCCGTGAACTCGCCGTTCAGGCAGCCGTCGCAGGCGCGCGCCAGCGTCTCGACAACGTAGTGCCCATTTTCAGTGCTGAGTTGACCGGGGACGGCAGGGGTGCGCAGAGGAACCGACAGAAGCGTGAGGGTGCCCGCTTGCTGTGGAACGGGCTGCTGGCCTTCAACATAAGGGAGGAGCGTTAAAGGCAGACCGAGCAATGTTGCCCGGTCTTGTAACAGTGTTGCATCTGCGCAGACAACCAGTTCCACCGGCCAGCTGCGCTGGGCGAGCTGGACGACGAGGTCAGGTCCTATCCCGGCGGGCTCGCCGGGCGTGATCACAACACGATGTTGTTTCATCAGTTGCTCAGCACTTTCACGTAAGCGCTGGCGCGTTGTTCCTGCATCCAGGTTGCCGCTTCTTCAGAGAATTTGCGGTTGAACAGCATACGGTAGGCTCTGTCCTTCTGGGCCGCATCGGTTTTATCGACGTTGCGGGTATCCATCAGTTCAATAAGATGCCAGCCGAAGGAAGAGTGCACCGGTGCGCTCAACTGACCTTTGCTCATTCTCGTCAACGCGTCGCGGAAAGCCGGATCGTAGATATCGGCCGCAGCCCAGCCCAGATCGCCGCCCTGGTTAGCAGAGCCTGGATCCTGAGAGAACTCTTTTGCCGCATTCGCAAAGGAGGTTTTGCCGCTCTTGATGTCAGCTGCAATCTGTTCCAGCTTCGCACGCGCCTGATCGTCAGTCATGATCGGAGACGGTTTCAGCAAAATGTGTCGAGCGTGAACTTCTGTGACGGAAATGCTCTGGCTCTGACCGCGCAGATCGTTCACTTTCAGAATGTGGAAGCCTACACCTGAACGGATAGGACCGACGATATCACCTTTCTTCGCCGTGCTCAGTGCCTGGGCAAAGAGGGATGGCAGTTCCTGAATACGACCCCAGCCCATCTGACCGCCTTTCAGCGCCTGCTGGTCAGCGGAATAGGTGATGGCCAGCTTGCCAAAGTCACCGCCGTTACGCGCCTGCTCAACGATAGAACGCGCCTGGCTTTCCGCTTCAGCCGCCTGATCGGAGGTTGGGTTTTCCGGAAGCGGAATCAGAATGTGGCTCAGGTTCAGTTCGGTGCTGGCATCGTTCTGGTTACCCACCTGCTTAGCCAGCGCATCCACTTCCTGAGGCAGGATAGTGACGCGGCGACGAACTTCGTTGTTACGCACTTCTGAAATCAGCATCTCTTTGCGGATCTGATTACGGTAGGTGGCGTAGCTGATGCCATCGTAGGCCAGACGGCTGCGCATCTGGTCTGGTGACATGTTGTTCTGCTTTGCAATGTTAGCGATCGCCTGATCGAGCTGCTCGTCAGTGACCTTCACCCCCATTTTCTGACCCATCTGCAGAACGATCTGATCCATGATCAGGCGTTCCAGGATCTGGTGGCGCAGCGTGGCGTCATCCGGAAGCTGCTGACCTGCCTGGCTCGAATTGAGCTTTACAGACTGCATTAAACCGTCGACGTCACTTTCAAGCACGACGCCGTTGTTAACCACAGCGGCGACTTTATCAACAACCTGGGGTGCCGCGAAGCTAGTATTCGCAACCATGGCGACACCGAGCAGCAGCGTTTTCCAGTTCTTCATACTTTTTCCATTTCAATTAACCGCAAAGCGGATTATGTTGCAAATCAAGCACATTACAAGGAACTGCGGTAAGGCAGAATGTTCGAGCGCAGCATCTGCTGCGTGCCCAGGCCGTAGTTGGAACTCAGGCCGCGCAGCTCGACATTAAAGCCAATCACGTTATCGTATTTGCCCTGACTGTTTTGAGTATCCCAGCCGTTAAGTTTGCGTTCGTAGCCGACACGCAGCGCGTAACAGCAGGAGTTATATTGCAGACCTAACATCTGGTCAGCGGGTTTTTGGGCATTCGTGTCATAGTAGTAGGCTCCAACGATTGACCAACGATCGGCGATTGGCCAGCTCGCTGCGCCACCCACCTGCGAAATACCATCTTTGTACTGGTCAGCATTGGCGTAGTTCGGCAATGTCGCCTGAATATATTCCGGGCTGGCATAACGGTACGTCAACTGCACCATACGGTCTTCATCACGACGGTATTCAATGGCAGCACTGCCCGTCGCGATGTTATCCAGTCGCGTATCGTACTGAACGCCACCGCGCAGACCCCAACGATCGGTCATGCGCCAGTAGGTATCACCTGCCCACACCAGTGAACCCGTTTTGTTGTCTTTCTCCCAGTTAATGTCGTCATCACCGGTACGAGACTCGGTGAAATAGTAGATTTGACCAACAGAAACGTTAAAACGTTCAACGGCAGATTCATCATAAACGCGCGTTGTGACGCCGGTAGTCAACTGGTTAGCGGACGCAATACGGTCGAGACCGCCATAGGTACGGTCGCGGAACAGGCCGCTGTAGTCAGACTGCAGGAACGAGGAGTCGTAGTTTTGAATTTTGCTCTGATCGCGATAAGGCACGTACAGATACTGCATACGCGGTTCAAGCGTCTGGGTATACCCATCAGACAGCAGGCCCATATCACGTTCGAAGATCAGCTTCCCGTCCATCTTAAACTGAGGAAGCGTACGGTTTACCGAATCTTCAAGATCGGTGCCATAGCGATTGTTGTACCAGTCGACATTTTTCTGCTGGTAATGCGTCGCCATCAGCTTGGCTTCGGTGTTCAGGCTTGCCCAGTCGTTCGACAAAGGTAAGTTAATGGTTGGTTCGAGATGAAGACGCGTGGCCTCTGGCATATCCGAGTTGGTGTTGACGAAGTGCACCGCCTGGGCGTAGACGCGGGTGTCGAAAGGACCGACATCGTTCTGATACCAGTTGACGTCCAGCTGCGGTTCAGC includes:
- the rsmA gene encoding 16S rRNA (adenine(1518)-N(6)/adenine(1519)-N(6))-dimethyltransferase RsmA, yielding MTNRVHQGHLARKRFGQNFLNDQFVIESIVSAINPQKGQAMVEIGPGLAALTEPVGERLDELTVIELDRDLAARLQTHPFLGPKLTIYQQDAMTMNFGELSEKMGQPLRVFGNLPYNISTPLMFHLFSYTDAIADMHFMLQKEVVNRLVAGPNSKAYGRLSVMAQYYCNVIPVLEVPPSAFTPPPKVDSAVVRLVPHKTKPYPVKDLRVLSRVTTEAFNQRRKTIRNSLSNSFTVEVLAELGIDPAMRAENISVEQYCKLANYISENAPPKES
- the pdxA gene encoding 4-hydroxythreonine-4-phosphate dehydrogenase PdxA; translated protein: MKQHRVVITPGEPAGIGPDLVVQLAQRSWPVELVVCADATLLQDRATLLGLPLTLLPYVEGQQPVPQQAGTLTLLSVPLRTPAVPGQLSTENGHYVVETLARACDGCLNGEFTALITGPVHKGVINDAGIPFTGHTEFFEERSHSPKVVMMLATEEMRVALVTTHLPIKAIPDAITPELLREIIGILHHDLQTKFGIPQPHVLVCGLNPHAGEGGHMGTEEIDTIIPVLNEMREKGMNLSGPLPADTLFQPKYLDNADAVLAMYHDQGLPVLKYQGFGRGVNITLGLPFIRTSVDHGTALDLAGQGKADVGSFITALNLAIKMIVNTQ
- the surA gene encoding peptidylprolyl isomerase SurA, encoding MKNWKTLLLGVAMVANTSFAAPQVVDKVAAVVNNGVVLESDVDGLMQSVKLNSSQAGQQLPDDATLRHQILERLIMDQIVLQMGQKMGVKVTDEQLDQAIANIAKQNNMSPDQMRSRLAYDGISYATYRNQIRKEMLISEVRNNEVRRRVTILPQEVDALAKQVGNQNDASTELNLSHILIPLPENPTSDQAAEAESQARSIVEQARNGGDFGKLAITYSADQQALKGGQMGWGRIQELPSLFAQALSTAKKGDIVGPIRSGVGFHILKVNDLRGQSQSISVTEVHARHILLKPSPIMTDDQARAKLEQIAADIKSGKTSFANAAKEFSQDPGSANQGGDLGWAAADIYDPAFRDALTRMSKGQLSAPVHSSFGWHLIELMDTRNVDKTDAAQKDRAYRMLFNRKFSEEAATWMQEQRASAYVKVLSN
- the lptD gene encoding LPS assembly protein LptD, with translation MKKRIPTLLATMIGAALYSQQGLAADLASQCMLGVPSFDRPLVEGDTNDLPVTINADNAKGNYPDNATFTGNVDINQGNSRLQADEVQLHQKQPEGAAAPVRTVDALGNVHYDDNQVILKGPKAWSNLNTKDTNVWEGDYQMVGRQGRGKADLMKQRGENRYTILENGSFTSCLPGSNTWSVVGSEVIHDREEQVAEIWNARFKLGPVPVFYSPYLQLPVGDKRRSGFLIPNAKYSTSNYFEFYLPYYWNIAPNMDATITPHYIHKRGNIMWENEFRYLTKAGAGLMEFDYLPSDKVFQDEHPTEGDKHRWMYYWQHAGVMDQVWRFNVDYTKVSDPYYFNDFDSKYGSSTDGYATQKFSVGYAIENFNATVSTKQFQVFNTQTASTYGAEPQLDVNWYQNDVGPFDTRVYAQAVHFVNTNSDMPEATRLHLEPTINLPLSNDWASLNTEAKLMATHYQQKNVDWYNNRYGTDLEDSVNRTLPQFKMDGKLIFERDMGLLSDGYTQTLEPRMQYLYVPYRDQSKIQNYDSSFLQSDYSGLFRDRTYGGLDRIASANQLTTGVTTRVYDESAVERFNVSVGQIYYFTESRTGDDDINWEKDNKTGSLVWAGDTYWRMTDRWGLRGGVQYDTRLDNIATGSAAIEYRRDEDRMVQLTYRYASPEYIQATLPNYANADQYKDGISQVGGAASWPIADRWSIVGAYYYDTNAQKPADQMLGLQYNSCCYALRVGYERKLNGWDTQNSQGKYDNVIGFNVELRGLSSNYGLGTQQMLRSNILPYRSSL